Below is a genomic region from Deltaproteobacteria bacterium.
AAATCCTTAGACCATGCGTTCGGCTACTGCTGCGGGCAGGCCACCCAATGTTCAACGCCTTCTAACTTATGAAGAACAGGCGTTTGCTGGCGGCAGTCTGGAATCGCCTCGGAGCAGCGCGGATGAAACTTGCACCCGGACGGCGGATTAAACGGGCTGGGCACTTCGCCCATAATAATCATATGCTCCCGCTGGGCTTCCACCACCGGATCGGGAATTGGAACGGCGGCGAGCAGGGCTTTGGTGTAAGGATGAAGAGGGTTGCGATAAAGATCGGCCCTGGTGGCTATCTCCACGATGTCGCCCAGATACATCACTGCGATGCGGTCGCTGATATGCCGCACTACCGAAAGGTCGTGAGCAATAAAGAGATAGGTCAGGTTGAACTCTTCCTGCAGTTCTTCCAGCAGATTGATAATCTGGGCCTGAATCGAGACGTCCAGGGCCGAGACCGGTTCGTCGCAAACGATGAAGCTGGGCCTGACTGAAAGGGCCCTAGCCACGCCGATACGCTGCCGCTGTCCCCCGCTGAACTCATGAGGATAACGATCCGCCATAATCGGATCAAGCCCAACGATCCTCAACAGCTCAGCAATCTTGTCTCGATAATCGAATTTACTGCTGGACATACGATGAATCAAAAGCGGTTCACCGATAATGTCGCCGGCCGTCATG
It encodes:
- a CDS encoding ATP-binding cassette domain-containing protein, whose translation is MQDNGVLIEVKDLAVHFPMFRGLIRKKKIGDIKAVDGVNFQIRTGETLGLVGESGCGKTTTGRAILQLDRPTGGQVFFEGSEISGLEENELRPLRRRMSMIFQDPFGSLDPRMTAGDIIGEPLLIHRMSSSKFDYRDKIAELLRIVGLDPIMADRYPHEFSGGQRQRIGVARALSVRPSFIVCDEPVSALDVSIQAQIINLLEELQEEFNLTYLFIAHDLSVVRHISDRIAVMYLGDIVEIATRADLYRNPLHPYTKALLAAVPIPDPVVEAQREHMIIMGEVPSPFNPPSGCKFHPRCSEAIPDCRQQTPVLHKLEGVEHWVACPQQ